In Tachysurus vachellii isolate PV-2020 chromosome 1, HZAU_Pvac_v1, whole genome shotgun sequence, a genomic segment contains:
- the pycr1b gene encoding pyrroline-5-carboxylate reductase 1b, with product MSVGFIGAGQLAQALVKGFTAAGVIATHRITASSPDTDLPTVAGLRKMGVNFTTSNKETAHKSDVLFLAVKPHIIPFVLDEIGPDIEDRHLIVSCAAGVTISSIEKKLLQYRADPKVIRCMTNTPVVVREGATVYATGTHAEVEDGKLLEQLMASVGFCTEVEEDLIDAVTGLSGSGPAYAFTALDALADGGVKMGLPRRLALRLGAQALLGAAKMLLDSEQHPGQLKDNVCSPGGATIHALHFLESGGFRSLLINAVEASCVRTKELQFLADQEKISPAAIKKTTLDKVMQQPGFPPNTTGTKSRVNMFNNKSGIKKV from the exons ATGAGTGTAGGCTTCATTGGAGCGGGTCAGCTGGCCCAAGCCTTGGTGAAGGGCTTCACTGCAGCGG GTGTAATTGCAACTCACCGGATCACGGCCAGTTCTCCAGATACAGATCTGCCTACAGTGGCCGGGCTCAGG AAAATGGGCGTGAATTTCACAACCAGCAACAAGGAAACCGCGCATAAGAGTGACGTCCTATTTTTGGCAGTCAAACCTCATATTATTCCTTTCGTCCTGGACGAAATCGGACCCGATATCGAAGACCGACATCTCATTGTGTCTTGTGCTGCTGGGGTCACTATTAGCTCCATTGAGAAG aaaCTGCTCCAGTACCGCGCTGACCCTAAGGTGATCCGCTGCATGACTAACACCCCAGTGGTGGTGCGCGAGGGGGCCACGGTATATGCCACTGGCACGCATGCTGAGGTGGAGGACGGGAAGCTTCTTGAGCAGCTGATGGCCAGTGTGGGATTCTGCACGGAGGTGGAGGAGGATCTGATCGACGCCGTTACAGGACTCAGTGGCAGTGGACCAGCTTAC GCTTTCACGGCTCTCGATGCTCTGGCTGATGGTGGTGTGAAGATGGGTCTACCCAGGAGGCTGGCTTTACGACTGGGAGCTCAAGCACTGCTT GGTGCTGCAAAGATGCTTCTGGATTCAGAGCAGCACCCAGGCCAGTTGAAGGACAATGTGTGCTCACCAGGGGGCGCCACCATCCACGCCCTGCACTTCCTGGAGAGCGGTGGCTTCCGGAGCCTTCTCATTAATGCTGTGGAGGCTTCGTGTGTCAGGACCAA aGAACTGCAGTTTCTTGCAGATCAAGAGAAAATCTCTCCTGCTGCTATTAAGAAGACCACACTGGACAAGGTGATGCAGCAGCCTGGTTTTCCTCCTAACACTACAGGAACCAAGAGCAGAGTCAACATGTTTAACAACAAGAGCGGAATTAAAAAAGTCTAA